One window from the genome of Jiangella alba encodes:
- a CDS encoding NAD-dependent malic enzyme: MVSVPSVSYSITVRLEVPAGGSSVGQLTAAVEKAGGLVTALDVTASGADRIQVDVTCAATSSAHAGELVMALRSVPGVIIGKVSDRTFLVHLGGKIEVVSKVPIRNRDDLSLIYTPGVARVSQALVDNPDDARRLTIKRNTVAVVTDGSAVLGLGNIGATAALPVMEGKAALFKRFGGIDAFPICLDTQDVDEIIRTVQNIAPVFAGINLEDISAPRCFEVEARLRELLDIPVFHDDQHGTAIVVLAALHNALKVVGKEIGSIRVAMSGAGAAGHAIAQLLVAAGVTDIVAADINGVIHPGRADLTGVPTWYLEQCNPRGVTGDLRDAVRDADLFIGVSAPNVLTAADVATMAPNAIVFALANPEPEIDPRAAGEYAAVVATGRSDYPNQINNVLAFPGVFRGLLDARSRSVTTEMMLAAAAALAATVKDEELNPSYIVPSVFHSGVADAVAEAVRGSVETIRRVAEETGDFPAIPV; this comes from the coding sequence GTGGTCAGCGTTCCGAGCGTCTCCTACTCGATCACCGTCAGGCTCGAGGTGCCCGCGGGCGGCTCGTCCGTCGGCCAGCTCACCGCCGCCGTCGAGAAGGCGGGTGGGCTCGTCACCGCGCTCGACGTCACCGCATCGGGCGCCGACCGCATCCAGGTCGACGTCACCTGCGCCGCCACGTCGTCGGCGCACGCGGGCGAGCTGGTCATGGCGCTGCGCTCGGTGCCCGGGGTCATCATCGGCAAGGTCAGCGACCGGACCTTCCTCGTGCACCTCGGCGGCAAGATCGAGGTCGTGTCGAAGGTCCCGATCCGCAACCGCGACGACCTCTCGCTCATCTACACCCCCGGCGTGGCCCGGGTGTCGCAGGCGCTCGTCGACAACCCCGACGACGCCCGCCGGCTGACCATCAAGCGCAACACCGTCGCCGTCGTCACGGACGGCTCGGCGGTGCTGGGGCTGGGCAACATCGGCGCGACGGCGGCCCTTCCCGTCATGGAGGGCAAGGCGGCGCTGTTCAAGCGGTTCGGCGGCATCGACGCGTTCCCCATCTGCCTCGACACCCAGGACGTCGACGAGATCATCCGCACCGTCCAGAACATCGCGCCCGTCTTCGCCGGCATCAACCTCGAGGACATCTCCGCGCCGCGCTGCTTCGAGGTCGAGGCCCGGCTGCGCGAGCTGCTCGACATCCCCGTCTTCCACGACGACCAGCACGGCACCGCCATCGTGGTGCTCGCGGCGCTGCACAACGCGCTCAAGGTGGTCGGCAAGGAGATCGGCTCCATCCGCGTCGCGATGTCGGGCGCCGGCGCGGCCGGCCACGCCATCGCGCAGCTGCTGGTGGCGGCCGGCGTCACCGACATCGTCGCCGCCGACATCAACGGCGTCATCCACCCCGGCCGGGCCGACCTCACCGGTGTGCCCACCTGGTACCTCGAGCAGTGCAACCCGCGCGGCGTCACCGGCGACCTCCGCGACGCCGTGCGCGACGCCGACCTGTTCATCGGGGTGTCGGCGCCGAACGTGCTCACCGCCGCCGACGTCGCCACCATGGCGCCCAACGCCATCGTGTTCGCGCTGGCCAACCCCGAGCCCGAGATCGACCCGCGGGCCGCCGGCGAGTACGCCGCGGTGGTGGCCACCGGGCGGTCGGACTACCCGAACCAGATCAACAACGTGCTCGCGTTCCCGGGCGTCTTCCGCGGCCTGCTCGACGCGCGCAGCCGGTCGGTGACGACGGAGATGATGCTGGCCGCCGCCGCGGCGCTGGCCGCCACCGTCAAGGACGAAGAGCTCAACCCGTCGTACATCGTCCCCAGCGTGTTCCACTCCGGCGTCGCCGACGCGGTGGCCGAGGCGGTGCGCGGCAGTGTCGAGACCATCAGGCGCGTGGCCGAGGAGACCGGCGACTTCCCGGCCATCCCCGTGTGA
- a CDS encoding YqgE/AlgH family protein, giving the protein MEPDPVGAEKLTGKLLVAAPSLRGSTFDRAVILMLSHDGDGALGVMVNKPTEVLVGDVLPRWISVVSEPGVVFQGGPVSLDSALGLVAVGGSDEPLGIRRVRGRLGVVDLDTPAEIIEPAVTAMRVFAGYAGWAPDQLEGEIDEGSWYVVDSEPGDAFRTDAQDLWPVVLRRQGGQLALMATFPADPSMN; this is encoded by the coding sequence ATGGAGCCCGATCCCGTGGGCGCCGAGAAGCTGACCGGGAAGCTGCTCGTGGCGGCGCCGTCGCTGCGTGGTTCGACGTTCGACCGGGCGGTCATCCTGATGCTGTCGCATGACGGCGACGGCGCCCTCGGTGTCATGGTCAACAAGCCGACCGAGGTGCTGGTGGGTGACGTCCTGCCGCGCTGGATCTCCGTGGTCTCCGAGCCCGGCGTGGTGTTCCAGGGCGGCCCGGTCAGCCTCGACAGCGCGCTCGGGCTGGTGGCCGTCGGCGGCAGCGACGAGCCGCTGGGCATCCGCCGGGTGCGCGGCCGGCTCGGCGTGGTGGACCTCGACACCCCGGCCGAGATCATCGAGCCCGCGGTGACGGCGATGCGGGTGTTCGCCGGCTACGCCGGCTGGGCGCCGGACCAGCTGGAGGGCGAGATCGACGAGGGCTCGTGGTACGTCGTCGACTCCGAGCCGGGCGACGCGTTCCGCACCGACGCGCAGGACCTGTGGCCGGTGGTGCTGCGCCGCCAGGGCGGCCAGCTGGCCCTCATGGCGACCTTCCCCGCCGACCCGTCGATGAACTGA